Proteins encoded in a region of the Streptomyces sp. PCS3-D2 genome:
- a CDS encoding excinuclease ABC subunit UvrA, producing the protein MHIAADNHQVIQVRGARENNLADISLDIPKRRLTVFTGVSGSGKSSLVFGTIAAESQRMINETYTAFIQSFMPSLGRPDVDGLHNLSAAIVVDQERMGAGSRSTVGTATDASTMLRIIYSRVGTPHIGTSSAFSFNNPEGMCPRCEGVGEVSDIDVDQLVDRELSLNEGAITAPGFAVDSWYWQNMANSGFYSPDTKLKDFTEQEWADFLHKSAVKVKAGSNGFTYEGLITKITRLHLAKDRESMQPHIRAFVERAVIFTSCPDCGGTRLSAAARSSRIHGVNIAECASMQISELAGFVRRIDDPAVAPMLSNLRGLLDSLVEIGLGYLSLDRPSGTLSGGEAQRVKMVRHLGSSLTDVTYVFDEPTTGLHPHDIQRMNGLLLRLRDKGNTVLVVEHKPEVIAVADHVVDLGPGAGTAGGQLCYSGDVAGLRASGTLTGRHLGHRTRLRESVRSPRGHLSVKGADLHNLKDVSVDVPLGVLTVVTGVAGSGKSSLIHGYLAGREGVVVADQSPIRGSRRSNPATYTGLLGPIRTAFAKANGVKAALFSANSEGACPKCNGLGLVYTDLAMMAGVATVCEECEGRRFTPEVLTYRLRGKNISEVLNMPVAEAYAFFPSGQARAVLGRLVDVGLSYVRLGQPLNTLSGGERQRLKLAISMAEKSSTYILDEPTTGLHMADVDKLLALLDRLVEDGNSVIVIEHHQAVMAHADWLIDIGPGGGHSGGRVVFEGTPAALVAGADTLTARHLREYVGADA; encoded by the coding sequence GTGCACATCGCCGCCGACAACCACCAGGTCATCCAGGTCCGCGGGGCCCGCGAGAACAATCTCGCCGACATATCCCTCGACATCCCCAAGCGCCGCCTCACGGTCTTCACCGGCGTTTCCGGCTCCGGGAAGTCCTCCCTCGTCTTCGGCACCATCGCCGCCGAGTCGCAGCGCATGATCAACGAGACGTACACCGCCTTCATCCAGTCCTTCATGCCGAGCCTCGGCCGGCCGGACGTGGACGGACTGCACAACCTGAGCGCCGCCATCGTCGTCGACCAGGAGCGGATGGGCGCGGGTTCCCGCTCCACCGTGGGTACCGCCACCGACGCCTCCACCATGCTGCGCATCATCTACTCCCGCGTCGGCACGCCCCACATCGGCACGTCCAGCGCGTTCAGCTTCAACAACCCCGAGGGGATGTGCCCGCGCTGCGAGGGCGTCGGCGAGGTCTCCGACATCGACGTGGACCAGCTGGTCGACCGCGAACTCTCGCTCAACGAGGGCGCGATCACCGCCCCCGGCTTCGCCGTGGACTCCTGGTACTGGCAGAACATGGCGAACTCCGGCTTCTACTCCCCCGACACCAAACTCAAGGACTTCACCGAACAGGAGTGGGCCGACTTCCTCCACAAGAGCGCGGTGAAGGTCAAGGCCGGCTCCAACGGCTTCACCTACGAGGGCCTGATCACCAAGATCACCCGCCTCCACCTCGCCAAGGACCGCGAGTCCATGCAGCCCCACATCCGCGCCTTCGTGGAGCGCGCGGTGATCTTCACCTCCTGCCCGGACTGCGGGGGCACCCGCCTCTCGGCGGCCGCCCGGTCCTCGCGCATCCACGGCGTGAACATCGCCGAGTGCGCGTCGATGCAGATCAGCGAACTCGCCGGCTTCGTGCGCCGGATCGACGATCCCGCCGTGGCGCCGATGCTGTCCAACCTCCGGGGCCTGCTCGACTCCCTCGTCGAGATCGGCCTGGGCTACCTCAGCCTGGACCGCCCCTCGGGCACGCTGTCCGGCGGGGAGGCCCAACGCGTCAAGATGGTCCGCCACCTGGGATCCTCCCTCACGGACGTCACGTACGTCTTCGACGAGCCCACCACCGGCCTGCACCCGCACGACATCCAGCGCATGAACGGCCTGCTGCTGCGGCTGCGCGACAAGGGCAACACCGTCCTGGTCGTGGAGCACAAGCCGGAGGTCATCGCCGTGGCCGACCACGTCGTGGACCTCGGGCCGGGCGCCGGCACGGCGGGCGGGCAGCTCTGCTACAGCGGGGACGTCGCGGGGCTGCGCGCCTCCGGCACTCTCACCGGGCGCCACCTCGGACACCGAACACGACTGCGGGAGTCGGTGCGCAGCCCGCGCGGCCACCTGTCGGTGAAGGGCGCCGACCTGCACAACCTCAAGGACGTCAGCGTGGACGTGCCGCTCGGCGTCCTCACGGTGGTGACGGGTGTCGCGGGGTCCGGGAAGAGCTCACTGATCCACGGCTACCTGGCCGGGCGCGAGGGGGTGGTGGTGGCCGACCAGTCCCCGATCCGCGGCTCGCGCCGGTCCAACCCGGCCACCTACACCGGGCTGCTGGGGCCGATCCGGACCGCCTTCGCCAAGGCCAACGGCGTCAAGGCCGCGCTGTTCAGCGCGAACTCGGAGGGTGCCTGCCCCAAGTGCAACGGCCTCGGGCTCGTCTACACGGACCTGGCGATGATGGCCGGGGTGGCCACGGTGTGCGAGGAGTGCGAGGGCAGGCGGTTCACCCCCGAGGTGCTGACGTACCGGCTGCGCGGCAAGAACATCAGCGAGGTGCTGAACATGCCGGTCGCGGAGGCGTACGCGTTCTTCCCCAGCGGCCAGGCGCGGGCCGTCCTCGGGCGGCTGGTGGACGTGGGCCTCTCGTACGTGCGGCTCGGCCAGCCGCTCAACACCCTGTCCGGCGGTGAGCGGCAGCGGCTGAAACTGGCGATCAGCATGGCGGAGAAGTCCTCGACGTACATCCTGGACGAGCCGACGACCGGGCTGCACATGGCCGACGTCGACAAGCTGCTGGCCCTGCTCGACCGGCTGGTCGAGGACGGCAACTCGGTGATCGTCATCGAGCACCACCAGGCCGTGATGGCGCACGCCGACTGGCTGATCGACATCGGCCCCGGCGGCGGGCACTCCGGCGGCCGGGTCGTCTTCGAGGGCACCCCGGCCGCCCTGGTGGCCGGGGCGGACACGCTGACCGCCCGGCACCTCCGGGAGTACGTCGGCGCCGACGCGTAG
- a CDS encoding enoyl-CoA hydratase/isomerase family protein encodes MKRQPDTDTHATSDDGTVLFHVEGRTGVVTLNRPGALNALTHTMVLRMAEALDAWADDDAVGQVLIRGAGERGLCAGGDIRAIHDDARAGTTASAGFWRDEYRLNARIARYPKPYVALMDGIVMGGGVGVSSHGSVRVVTERSRVAMPETGIGFVPDVGGTWLLGRAPGRLGTHLALTGAAVGAADALLCGLADHFVPAARLPELTAALATAPAGEVLPRYAATPAPGVLAGQRSWIDRCYAAGTVEEIVQRLTDQGDPAAKEAAETILAKSPTALKVTLASVRRAAELGTLEQALAQEYRVSCNALASPDLVEGIRAQVVDKDRAPRWSPPTLAAVTEADVERFFAPLAEDHGSSLP; translated from the coding sequence GTGAAAAGGCAACCCGATACCGACACGCACGCCACCTCCGACGACGGCACCGTCCTGTTCCACGTCGAGGGACGGACCGGCGTGGTCACCCTCAACCGCCCCGGGGCCCTCAACGCGCTCACCCACACGATGGTGTTGCGGATGGCCGAGGCCCTCGACGCCTGGGCGGACGACGACGCCGTCGGGCAGGTGCTGATCCGCGGAGCGGGCGAGCGCGGACTGTGCGCGGGAGGTGACATCCGGGCCATCCACGACGACGCCAGGGCGGGGACCACCGCCTCCGCCGGCTTCTGGCGCGACGAGTACCGGCTCAACGCCCGTATCGCCCGATACCCCAAGCCGTACGTCGCCCTCATGGACGGCATCGTCATGGGCGGCGGCGTCGGCGTCTCCTCCCACGGCAGCGTCCGCGTCGTCACCGAACGCTCCCGAGTCGCCATGCCCGAGACCGGCATCGGCTTCGTCCCGGACGTCGGCGGCACCTGGCTGCTGGGCCGCGCCCCGGGCCGGCTCGGTACCCATCTCGCCCTCACCGGTGCCGCCGTGGGCGCCGCCGACGCGCTGCTCTGCGGGCTCGCCGACCACTTCGTACCCGCCGCCCGACTCCCGGAGCTGACAGCCGCGCTCGCCACCGCCCCCGCGGGCGAGGTCCTGCCGCGGTACGCCGCCACACCCGCCCCCGGGGTACTCGCCGGACAGCGCTCCTGGATCGACCGCTGCTACGCGGCCGGGACCGTCGAGGAGATCGTCCAGAGGCTGACCGACCAGGGCGATCCGGCGGCGAAGGAGGCCGCGGAGACGATCCTCGCCAAGTCCCCGACCGCGCTGAAGGTCACCCTCGCCTCGGTGCGCCGGGCCGCCGAACTCGGCACACTGGAGCAGGCGCTGGCCCAGGAGTACCGGGTCTCCTGCAACGCGCTGGCCTCACCCGACCTGGTGGAGGGCATCCGGGCGCAGGTCGTCGACAAGGACCGCGCCCCGCGCTGGTCCCCGCCGACCCTGGCCGCGGTCACCGAGGCCGACGTGGAGCGGTTCTTCGCCCCGCTCGCCGAGGACCACGGGTCGAGCCTGCCGTAG
- a CDS encoding carbonic anhydrase: protein MSVEAEGREVPGRRRLARAVLTGVAAVGAGLVAGSARVPMAAPPGGGAGSRPTTPESALRALVTGNGRWRTYHERHPDQTRTVRRTLVAGQHPFAVVLGCVDSRVPPELVFDQGLGDLLTVRSAGEVLDEAVLGSIAYGVLELRIPLVVILGHQSCGAVGAAVRAAEGGPPLPGHMQYLVDQIRPAIDRGLRGAARIDAAITANVRLVRGRLAAEPEMAARISAGALAVVGARYELTSQRVRLVH, encoded by the coding sequence ATGAGTGTCGAGGCTGAAGGTCGAGAGGTACCGGGCCGGCGGCGGCTGGCCCGGGCGGTGCTGACGGGCGTGGCCGCCGTGGGGGCGGGGCTGGTGGCGGGCTCCGCCCGCGTGCCCATGGCCGCTCCGCCCGGGGGCGGGGCCGGATCGAGGCCCACCACCCCCGAGTCGGCGCTGCGTGCACTGGTGACGGGAAACGGGCGTTGGCGGACCTACCACGAGCGCCATCCCGACCAGACGCGCACCGTGCGGCGCACGCTGGTCGCCGGCCAGCACCCGTTCGCCGTCGTCCTCGGCTGCGTCGACTCCCGGGTCCCGCCGGAACTGGTCTTCGACCAGGGCCTCGGTGACCTGCTCACCGTGCGCTCGGCGGGCGAGGTCCTGGACGAGGCGGTCCTGGGGAGCATCGCCTACGGAGTCCTGGAGCTGCGCATCCCGCTGGTCGTCATCCTGGGACACCAGTCCTGCGGGGCCGTCGGCGCAGCGGTGCGGGCCGCCGAGGGCGGACCGCCGCTCCCGGGCCACATGCAGTATCTGGTCGATCAGATCCGCCCCGCCATCGACCGGGGGCTCCGCGGCGCCGCGCGGATCGACGCCGCGATCACCGCGAACGTGCGGCTGGTGCGGGGGCGGCTGGCCGCGGAGCCCGAGATGGCCGCCAGGATCTCCGCCGGGGCGCTTGCCGTCGTGGGCGCCCGCTACGAACTGACCAGCCAGCGCGTACGCCTGGTGCACTGA
- a CDS encoding ABC transporter ATP-binding protein, with protein sequence MDSPKSPENKPSRGSVLLALRSYGRELARLRGLTAPAMLLPALGNIGIFYVAPLVVAKLVGRVADGGSAGIDAMLPYVLGFAGVLLLAEVLWRIGLHCLNRLDARGIEHLYVIGMDELFAKDAAFFHDNFAGSLTKRVLSFASRFEEFVDTLTFSVMGSFVPLLFASVVLWQYEPMLVVGLLALIVLTAFCVTPLIRRRQTLVAQREEAIARVSGHVADSLMNMDTVRAFAAEGREAAEHQSRVAESRRLTLRSWDYGNLRIDTLVAPLSVLTNVLGLLIAVALGAGEHGVEAIIVTFTYYANATRIMFEFNQIYRRLESSMTEAAQFTELLLEPPTVLDPAVPEPLRSESADVRFERVDFSHGGARPLFEGLDLDVPSGSKIGLVGRSGGGKTTLTRLLLRMTDVDGGRIMIGGQDISRLRQADLRSRLAYVPQDPAMFHRTLRENIAFARPGATEAEVRRAAEAAHVTEFADALPDGFDTMVGERGVKLSGGQRQRVALARAILRDAPILLLDEATSALDSESEILVQEALWRLMEGRTALVVAHRLSTVATMDRLVVLDRGRIVEQGSHRELLAAEGAYARLWKHQSGGFLHDTVHATDPEARSGLD encoded by the coding sequence ATGGATTCACCGAAATCACCCGAGAACAAGCCGAGCCGGGGCTCGGTCCTCCTCGCACTTCGCTCCTACGGACGGGAATTGGCGCGCCTGCGCGGGCTGACCGCTCCGGCCATGCTGCTCCCGGCGCTGGGCAACATCGGCATCTTCTACGTCGCGCCGCTGGTCGTCGCGAAACTCGTCGGCCGGGTCGCCGACGGAGGCTCCGCCGGAATCGACGCGATGCTGCCCTACGTCCTCGGCTTCGCCGGCGTCCTGCTGCTCGCCGAGGTGCTGTGGCGGATCGGACTGCACTGCCTCAACCGCCTCGACGCCCGCGGCATCGAGCACCTCTACGTCATCGGAATGGACGAGCTGTTCGCGAAGGACGCGGCGTTCTTCCACGACAACTTCGCCGGGTCGCTGACCAAGCGCGTCCTGAGCTTCGCCTCCCGCTTCGAGGAGTTCGTCGACACGCTGACGTTCTCCGTCATGGGCAGCTTCGTGCCGCTGCTCTTCGCTTCCGTGGTGCTCTGGCAGTACGAACCGATGCTCGTGGTCGGCCTCCTCGCGCTGATCGTCCTGACGGCGTTCTGTGTCACCCCCCTCATCCGCCGCCGCCAGACCCTCGTCGCCCAGCGCGAGGAGGCGATCGCCCGGGTCTCGGGCCACGTCGCCGACAGCCTGATGAACATGGACACGGTGCGGGCGTTCGCCGCCGAGGGCCGTGAGGCCGCCGAGCACCAGTCCCGCGTCGCGGAGTCGCGGCGGCTGACCCTTCGCTCGTGGGACTACGGCAACCTGCGCATCGACACGCTGGTCGCGCCCCTGTCCGTGCTGACGAACGTGCTGGGACTGCTGATCGCCGTCGCCCTCGGCGCGGGCGAGCACGGCGTGGAGGCGATCATCGTCACCTTCACCTACTACGCCAACGCGACCCGCATCATGTTCGAGTTCAACCAGATCTACCGGCGCCTGGAGAGCTCGATGACGGAGGCGGCGCAGTTCACCGAACTGCTGCTGGAGCCGCCCACGGTGCTCGACCCGGCGGTGCCGGAGCCGCTGCGCTCCGAGAGCGCCGACGTCCGGTTCGAACGGGTGGACTTCTCCCACGGCGGAGCGCGGCCGCTCTTCGAGGGCCTCGACCTGGACGTGCCCAGCGGATCGAAGATCGGTCTCGTCGGCCGGTCCGGCGGCGGCAAGACCACGCTCACCCGGCTGCTGCTGCGGATGACGGACGTCGACGGCGGCCGGATCATGATCGGCGGCCAGGACATCAGCCGGCTGCGGCAGGCGGACCTGCGCAGCCGGCTCGCCTACGTGCCCCAGGACCCGGCGATGTTCCACCGGACACTGCGGGAGAACATCGCCTTCGCCCGGCCCGGCGCCACCGAGGCAGAGGTCCGCCGCGCCGCCGAGGCGGCGCACGTCACGGAGTTCGCCGACGCGCTGCCGGACGGTTTCGACACCATGGTCGGCGAACGCGGCGTCAAACTGTCCGGCGGACAGCGCCAGCGGGTCGCCCTCGCCCGAGCCATCCTGCGCGACGCGCCGATCCTCCTGCTCGACGAGGCGACCAGCGCCCTGGACTCCGAGAGCGAGATCCTGGTGCAGGAGGCACTGTGGCGGCTCATGGAGGGCCGGACCGCCCTCGTGGTGGCCCATCGGCTGAGCACCGTGGCCACCATGGACCGGCTCGTGGTCCTGGACCGGGGCCGCATCGTGGAGCAGGGTTCGCACCGGGAGCTCCTTGCCGCAGAGGGCGCTTACGCGCGGCTGTGGAAACACCAGTCGGGCGGCTTCCTCCACGACACCGTCCACGCCACCGACCCCGAAGCGCGCTCGGGGCTCGACTGA
- a CDS encoding PLP-dependent cysteine synthase family protein has protein sequence MSSPSTQTTPPARGAALSGLVGNTPLLRVSEPFAPEGHGFWAKLEGFNPGGIKDRPGLHMVERARARGDLLPGARIIESTSGTLGLGLALAGMVHGHPVTLVTDPGLEPSMTKLLTAYGAQVNVVAEPHPAGGWQEARRERVRQLMARHPGSWCPDQYNNPDNTAAYTPLALELATALGHIDVLVCSVGTGGHSAGVSRVLRQLYPQLELVGVDTIGSTIFGQPARPRLMRGLGSSIYPRNVAYGDFGEVHWVAPSEAVWACRQLAGSHYATGGWSVGAVALVAGWLARTRPADTRIAAVFPDGPQRYLGTVYDDDYCAAHGLLDGPPAAEPEVVGRVDEKEVTRWTRCAAVVDPLTAEERAPRSPERAEGSGR, from the coding sequence ATGTCCTCTCCGTCCACGCAGACCACCCCGCCCGCCCGCGGCGCCGCCCTGTCCGGGCTCGTCGGCAACACCCCTCTCCTGCGCGTGTCCGAACCCTTCGCCCCCGAGGGCCACGGCTTCTGGGCCAAGCTGGAGGGCTTCAATCCCGGTGGCATCAAGGACCGGCCGGGCCTGCACATGGTCGAACGCGCCCGCGCCCGCGGCGACCTGCTGCCCGGCGCCCGGATCATCGAGTCCACCAGCGGCACCCTCGGCCTGGGGCTCGCCCTGGCCGGTATGGTCCACGGACATCCGGTCACCCTGGTCACCGACCCGGGTCTGGAGCCGTCCATGACCAAACTGCTGACCGCCTACGGAGCCCAGGTCAACGTCGTGGCCGAGCCGCACCCCGCCGGCGGGTGGCAGGAGGCCCGACGCGAACGGGTACGGCAGCTGATGGCCCGGCATCCCGGATCCTGGTGTCCCGATCAGTACAACAACCCCGACAACACTGCCGCCTACACACCGCTCGCCCTCGAACTCGCCACCGCACTGGGGCACATCGACGTCCTCGTGTGCAGCGTGGGCACCGGCGGGCACTCCGCGGGCGTCTCCCGCGTGCTGCGCCAGCTCTACCCGCAACTGGAACTGGTCGGCGTGGACACGATCGGCTCGACCATCTTCGGCCAGCCCGCGCGGCCCCGCCTGATGCGCGGGCTGGGATCGAGCATCTACCCCCGCAACGTCGCCTACGGCGACTTCGGCGAGGTGCACTGGGTGGCCCCGTCCGAAGCGGTGTGGGCCTGCCGGCAGCTCGCCGGCTCGCACTACGCCACGGGCGGCTGGAGCGTCGGTGCGGTGGCCCTGGTCGCCGGCTGGCTGGCCCGGACCCGGCCGGCGGACACCCGTATCGCCGCGGTCTTCCCCGACGGACCCCAGCGCTACCTCGGCACCGTCTACGACGACGACTACTGCGCCGCCCACGGGCTCCTCGACGGCCCGCCGGCCGCCGAACCGGAGGTCGTGGGACGCGTCGACGAGAAGGAGGTCACCCGGTGGACGCGGTGCGCCGCCGTGGTCGATCCGCTGACCGCCGAGGAGCGGGCCCCCCGGTCACCTGAGCGGGCGGAGGGGTCCGGCCGGTGA
- a CDS encoding MFS transporter encodes MKGFLTQLRSYDRSVRLLMVNQFTINLGFYMLMPYLAAHLSGSLGLAGWLVGLVLGVRNFSQQGMFLIGGTLADRLGYKPMIVAGLLLRVVGFAALGVVDSVPALLAASAATGLAGALFNPASRAYLAADAADRRVEAFALFNVFYQAGILLGPLVGMVLTGAGFRITCLTAAGIFAVLSLVQIRGLPARGADRAGTGPGGAPESVRAQWRQILANRPFLLFAAAMTGSYVLTFQVYLALPLEVRRVGGDGAFSGAVTAGLFAVSGLSTVLFQTRVTAWFRAHTEPGRALTRGLLVMGGAFLPLLLAAAVPVPDGGAGRWLLAAGPPVAAALLLALGTMIAYPFEMDTIVRLSGDRFVATHYGLYNTVCGIGITVGNLLTGAALDAARSSGAPALPWLSLAALGALCAAVVRWLHRSGRLAATGLAERTEPAAA; translated from the coding sequence GTGAAGGGGTTCCTCACGCAGCTCCGCTCCTACGACCGCTCCGTCCGGCTGTTGATGGTGAACCAGTTCACCATCAACCTCGGCTTCTACATGCTGATGCCGTACCTGGCCGCGCACCTGTCCGGCTCGCTGGGGCTGGCCGGCTGGCTCGTCGGCCTGGTCCTCGGCGTACGCAACTTCAGCCAGCAGGGGATGTTCCTGATCGGCGGCACCCTGGCCGACCGGCTCGGCTACAAACCCATGATCGTCGCCGGTCTGCTGCTGCGCGTCGTCGGCTTCGCCGCCCTCGGAGTCGTCGACTCCGTGCCCGCCCTGCTGGCGGCCTCGGCGGCCACCGGCCTGGCGGGGGCCCTGTTCAACCCCGCGTCCCGGGCCTACCTGGCCGCGGACGCGGCCGACCGCCGGGTGGAGGCGTTCGCCCTGTTCAACGTCTTCTATCAGGCCGGCATCCTGCTCGGGCCGCTGGTGGGAATGGTGCTGACCGGGGCCGGTTTCCGCATCACCTGCCTGACGGCGGCCGGGATCTTCGCCGTACTGAGCCTCGTGCAGATCCGCGGCCTGCCCGCACGCGGGGCGGACCGGGCGGGCACGGGGCCCGGCGGCGCACCGGAAAGCGTACGGGCCCAATGGCGGCAGATCCTCGCCAACCGGCCGTTCCTGCTGTTCGCGGCCGCGATGACCGGCTCGTACGTGCTGACCTTCCAGGTGTACCTGGCACTGCCGCTGGAGGTCCGGCGGGTCGGCGGCGACGGGGCGTTCTCGGGGGCCGTGACGGCCGGGCTGTTCGCCGTGTCGGGGCTGAGCACCGTCCTGTTCCAGACGCGGGTGACCGCCTGGTTCAGGGCGCACACGGAGCCCGGCCGGGCGCTGACACGGGGCCTGCTGGTGATGGGCGGCGCGTTCTTGCCGCTGCTCCTGGCGGCGGCCGTGCCGGTGCCCGACGGGGGTGCGGGACGGTGGCTGCTCGCCGCCGGGCCGCCGGTGGCGGCGGCCCTGCTGCTCGCCCTCGGCACGATGATCGCCTACCCGTTCGAGATGGACACCATCGTCCGGCTCTCCGGGGACCGTTTTGTCGCGACCCACTACGGGCTCTACAACACGGTCTGCGGCATCGGCATCACCGTGGGCAACCTGCTCACCGGTGCGGCCCTCGACGCGGCCCGGTCCTCGGGTGCGCCGGCGCTGCCGTGGCTGTCCCTGGCCGCTCTGGGCGCCCTGTGCGCCGCCGTGGTCCGTTGGCTGCACCGCAGCGGGCGCCTCGCAGCCACCGGCCTCGCGGAGCGCACGGAGCCGGCCGCCGCCTGA